The genomic DNA CGCCCTTGGACGACAGCATGGCCACCAGCAGCAGCGCCACCTGGTGGCCCAGCGAGAGTTCGGTGTTGGTGGCCTGGGCGATGAACAGCGCGGCCAGCGTCATGTAGATGTTGGTGCCGTCCAGGTTGAACGAGTAGCCCGTGGGCACCACGAGGCCCACCACCGACTTGCTGCAGCCGGCCTTTTCCATCTTCTCCATCAGCGACGGCAGGGCCGATTCGGACGACGAGGTGCCCAGCACCAGCATCAGCTCGGCCTTCAGGTAGCGGCACAGCTTGAGCACCGAGAAGCCGCACAGCCGGGCCACGAAGCCCAGGATGACCACCACGAACAGCAGCGAGGTGATGTAGAACGAGCCCACCAGCCAGGCCAGGTTGACGAGCGAACCCAGGCCGAACTTGCCGATGGTGAAGGCCATGGCGCCGAACGCGCCGATGGGCGCGGCCTTCATCACGATGCCCACCACCTTGAACACGGGCGTGGTCAGCGCTTCCAGAAAATTCTGCACCGGGCGGCCGGCCTCGCCCACCATGGCCAGCGCGATGCCGAACAGCACGGCCACCAGCAGCACCTGCAGGATGTTGTCGCCCACGAAGGGGCTGACCAGCGTCTTGGGGATGATGTCCATCGCGAAGCCGGCGAGCGACATCTCGTGCGACTTGGCCACGTAGGTCTTCACGGCCGTCTGGTCCAGGTCGGCGGGGTTGATGTTCATGCCCGCGCCGGGCTGCACCACGTTGGCCACCACCAGGCCGACGACCAGCGCCAGCGTGGAGAAGAACAGGAAGTACGCCATGGCCTTGCCGAACACCCGGCCCACGGTGGAGAGCTGCGACATGCCCGCGATGCCGGTCACGATGGTCAGGAAGATCACCGGGGCGATGATCATCTTCACCAGCTTGATGAACGCGTCGCCCAGCGGCTTGAGCGCCTCGCCGTAGGCCGGCTCGAAGTGGCCCAGCAGCACCCCGAGGACGATGGCGACCACCACCTGGAAGTACAGTTGCCGGTAAAAGGGAAGCCGCACGGGATGGGCGGTGGGGGCGGTAATGGCGTGCATGGGGATGTCTCCTGAAATCACGGTGACTGCACCAGCGGGGTGCGTCGAGGGTGCCGTTTGTACCGCCGCCCCCGGATTCAGCCGATAACCTATTGGTATTAGTCGGTGGCACCGCCAGAGGGCGCCCCGTGCCCCAATATAGGGAAAACCCCTAGGCGCCAGCGAGGTGAGGCACACTCGCTGCCCTCACCATCACAGCCCGGGGCACGCTCCCGGCCCCCTGATTTCTGCCCCATGACGACGCCGCGCCTTCGCAAATTCTGGACCCTGCTGATCCTCCTCACCGGCATGGCGGGCAGCATGTTCGTGGCCGGGCAGTGGGCGTGGCAGCGTTCGCTGCACGAGGAGAGCGACAGCGTGCAGCAGCAGCTGACCCTGTACGGCCAGACGCTGGCCCAGCGCATCGACCGCTACCGCACCCTGCCCGAGGTGCTGGCGCTGGACGCGCAGCTGCAGGATGCGCTGACCCGCGTCCTGAGCCCGGCGGAGGTGGAGCAGCTCAACCTCAAGCTGGAGCAGGCCAACGGCGCGAGCCAGTCGTCCACGCTCACCCTGCTCAACCGCGAAGGGCTGGCCGTGGCGGCCAGCAACTGGCGCACCACCACCAGCAACGTGGGGGTGGACTACAGCTTTCGCCCGTATGTGCAGGAGGCGCTGGCGCAGGGGCGCGGCAGCTTCTACGGCATCGGCGTGACCACGGGCGAGCCGGGCTACTTCCTGTCGCAGGCCATCCGCGACGCCAGCGGCCACACGCTGGGCCTGGTGGCGATCAAGATCGCGCTGCAGGAGCTCGAGCGCGAGTGGCTGCAGACGCCGGACATCGTGCTGGCCTCCGACGCGCACGGCGTGGTGTTCCTGGCCAGCCAGGACGCGTGGCGCTACCGCCTGCTGGAGCCCCTGGGCGACGAGGAGCGCCGCGAGCTCAACGCCACGCGCCAGTATTCGAACCAGCCGCTGCGCCCGCTGGCCTGGCGCGTGGACGACCACATGGACAACGGCGGCCGCCTGGTGCGCCTGTTGTCGCCCGACCTGCCGCCCCTGCCCGGCCGCGTGCTGTGGCAGACCCAGCCGCTGCCCGGCACGCCCTGGCAGCTGCACCTGGTGCACGACACGCACAGCAGCATCGCCGACAGCCGCTGGGCCGCGGCGGCCGGCGGCGGCGGGTGGCTGGCACTGGCCCTGCTGGTGCTGTTCGTGCGCCAGCGGCAGCGCCTGGCGAACCTGCGCCAGCGCAGCCGCCAGGAGCTGGAGACCGTGCTGCAGCAGCACGCGCAGGAGCTGCGCACCGCCCAGGACGGCATCGTGCAGGCGGCGCAGCAGGCCGCCCAGCAGACCGACACGGGCCTCTCGCGCAGCCTGGAGCACCTGCCCCAGGGCGTGGTCATCATCGATGCCGACCTGAACCTCGTGGCCTGGAACTCGCGCTACGTGCAGCTGTTTCGCTACCCCGCCGACCTGATGCGCGTGGGCCAGCCCATCGCGGACCTGCTGCGCCACAACGCGCGCCGCGGCCTGCTGGGCCCCGGCCCGGCCGACGAGGCGATCGAGCGGCGCCTGTCGCACCTGCGCAGCGGCCTGCCCCATCTGCACGAGAGCGCCAAGGGCGATGGCACGGTGCTCGAGATCCGCGGCAACCCGCTGCCCGAAGGCGGCTTCGTGACCAGCTATGCCGACATCACCAGCTACAAGAACGCCGCACGCGAACTGCGCAGCCTGGCCGATGCGCTGGAGCAGCGCGTGGCCGACCGCACGCGCGACCTGGACGCCGCGCGGCGCGAGGCCGAGCGCGCCAACCGCTACAAGACCCGCTTCGTCGCGGCCGCCGTGCACGACCTGCTGCAGCCGCTGAACGCCGCGCGCATGTTCACCTCGCTGCTGCGCAGCCACCTGCAGGACGACGCCGAGCGGCGCACGGTGGACAGCATCGACGGCGCGCTCGCTTCGCAGGACGCGATCCTGAGCAGCCTGCTCGATATCTCGCGCATGGAGTCGGGGCAACTGGACGTGCACATCCACGACGTGGCCCTGGGCCCGCTGCTGCAGGTGCTGGCCCACAACTTCGGCGTGCTGGCCGAGGGCCAGGGCCTGAAGCTCCGCTGCGTGCCCACGCGCGCCGTGGTGCGCACCGACGAGAACCTGCTGCGCCGCATCCTGCAGAACTTCGTCTCCAACGCCATCCGCTACAGCCGGCAGGGGCGCATCGTGGTGGGCTGCCGCAGGGCCGGGGACCACCTGCGCATCGAGGTGCACGACCAGGGCCCGGGCATCCCCGAGGCGCTGCAGCGCGAAATCTTCGAGGAGTTCCGCCGCCTGGACGAAGGCCGCGCCGACGACCGGGGCGCGGGCCTGGGCCTGGCCATCGTCGAGCGCCTGGGCCGCCTGCTGGGGCACGAGATCGGGCTGCGCTCGCAGCTGGGGCGCGGCAGCGTGTTCTGGGTGCGCGTGCCGCTGGGCGACCCCGCCGCCGCGCGGCAACAGCCAGCCGCCGCCGCCACGGCCGCTCCACGGCAGCCGCAGGAAGACGCCCCGCTGCAGGGCAGCAGCGCCTGGGTGATCGAGGACGACGGACCCACCTGCGCCGCGACACGCGCCCTGCTGGAGCGCTGGGGCTGCCAGGTGCCGCTGGCCGGCGGCGCGCCCGAGGCGCTGGCCCAGGCCGAACGCGGCCAGGCGCCGCAGCTGGTGCTGCTGGACGTGCACCTGGGCTCCCGCCACCATGGCCCCGATGTCTACGCCCAGCTGTGCGAACGCTGGGGCCAGGCCCCAGCGGTGATCCTGGTCACCGCCGAGCACGACGCCACGCTGCGCCGGCAGGCGGCCGAACGCGGCTGGGGCTTTCTGGCCAAGCCGGTGCGGGCGCCGGCGCTGCGGGCGCTGGTGAGCCAGACGCTGCTGAGGTTGCAGCAAGATACGCCTTAATGCTGCATTTTTCATAGCTTTAAGCGCTTGATGGACAAGCGCCGCGCACCTATTTCAATGTCAAGTAGGTAATCCCTTTGCCATCCGATGCGGTGGCCACATCCTTGCGCGCCTCCAGCAAGCGCAGCACACGCTGCGCCATGGTCGCGGGGTCTTCTGCCCGTGCAGAGTGGGCCTGGATATGCTTGAGCAAGCCCGAGCGTTGCCGGGGCTTGTTCTTGCTCATCTTCTGAAGGCTGGCCAGCACCGCCCGCGCCACCTGGGCTGCGGTGGGGGGTTGCACAGCCTGTGCTGCGGTCTTGCCAGCGGCAGGGACGTGCGACTTGGATGGAGCTGAAACGGCAGATTTCTTCGGCAGTGGCGGTTGTGCGGGCGCTTTGGAAGCAGATGCTTTCTTGGCAGGCGCGGCCTTTGCAGTCCCTGCCTTGGAAGAAGCAGCCTTAGCGGCGGACGTTTTCGCCACAGGCTGGGCCACCACCACGGGCGGGTAGGACACCGCGTCGCCCTTGACCACCACCCGCTTTCGCGCCTGCAACTGAGCCAAGGCGTGCGATGTGCGCGGCGACCGGGCACTGGACTCGCCCAACCAGCTTTGCAGCAGCACCAACAGCGCATCCTTCCGCGCGGGGCGGTGGGGTGGAGTCAGCCCATCCAGT from Acidovorax sp. A79 includes the following:
- a CDS encoding dicarboxylate/amino acid:cation symporter, giving the protein MHAITAPTAHPVRLPFYRQLYFQVVVAIVLGVLLGHFEPAYGEALKPLGDAFIKLVKMIIAPVIFLTIVTGIAGMSQLSTVGRVFGKAMAYFLFFSTLALVVGLVVANVVQPGAGMNINPADLDQTAVKTYVAKSHEMSLAGFAMDIIPKTLVSPFVGDNILQVLLVAVLFGIALAMVGEAGRPVQNFLEALTTPVFKVVGIVMKAAPIGAFGAMAFTIGKFGLGSLVNLAWLVGSFYITSLLFVVVILGFVARLCGFSVLKLCRYLKAELMLVLGTSSSESALPSLMEKMEKAGCSKSVVGLVVPTGYSFNLDGTNIYMTLAALFIAQATNTELSLGHQVALLLVAMLSSKGAAGVTGAGFITLAATLAVVPEVPVAGMALILGVDRFMSECRSLTNFIGNAVATVVVSRWENALDHERLDAALNGHPLPAPGVVPAAEVPLGAVARSAA
- a CDS encoding PAS-domain containing protein; this translates as MTTPRLRKFWTLLILLTGMAGSMFVAGQWAWQRSLHEESDSVQQQLTLYGQTLAQRIDRYRTLPEVLALDAQLQDALTRVLSPAEVEQLNLKLEQANGASQSSTLTLLNREGLAVAASNWRTTTSNVGVDYSFRPYVQEALAQGRGSFYGIGVTTGEPGYFLSQAIRDASGHTLGLVAIKIALQELEREWLQTPDIVLASDAHGVVFLASQDAWRYRLLEPLGDEERRELNATRQYSNQPLRPLAWRVDDHMDNGGRLVRLLSPDLPPLPGRVLWQTQPLPGTPWQLHLVHDTHSSIADSRWAAAAGGGGWLALALLVLFVRQRQRLANLRQRSRQELETVLQQHAQELRTAQDGIVQAAQQAAQQTDTGLSRSLEHLPQGVVIIDADLNLVAWNSRYVQLFRYPADLMRVGQPIADLLRHNARRGLLGPGPADEAIERRLSHLRSGLPHLHESAKGDGTVLEIRGNPLPEGGFVTSYADITSYKNAARELRSLADALEQRVADRTRDLDAARREAERANRYKTRFVAAAVHDLLQPLNAARMFTSLLRSHLQDDAERRTVDSIDGALASQDAILSSLLDISRMESGQLDVHIHDVALGPLLQVLAHNFGVLAEGQGLKLRCVPTRAVVRTDENLLRRILQNFVSNAIRYSRQGRIVVGCRRAGDHLRIEVHDQGPGIPEALQREIFEEFRRLDEGRADDRGAGLGLAIVERLGRLLGHEIGLRSQLGRGSVFWVRVPLGDPAAARQQPAAAATAAPRQPQEDAPLQGSSAWVIEDDGPTCAATRALLERWGCQVPLAGGAPEALAQAERGQAPQLVLLDVHLGSRHHGPDVYAQLCERWGQAPAVILVTAEHDATLRRQAAERGWGFLAKPVRAPALRALVSQTLLRLQQDTP